The nucleotide window TAAATAATACACCAGAAGATATTGCTCTTGATCAATGGGCTTTATTCGTAGAATATCGTTTGAAGCCTGAAACTCGGGTAAGTACTTACTCTCCTAGTTAAATGTTGTCCCACTAAAAAGCCTTATATAGTTTGATGCTGAAAATAGGATATTGAATTCATATGGAATGTTGTGAAAGGCCTTTATTTAGAGTTGGTAATAAAAAGCCTTTATTCATTGTTTGCTGCTTGCTcgtcttttattttatatagagTTGGTAATGAACCAGCGATATGTTGAATGCATGTTATACGTTGAATGCATGTTTGAATCTATTTAATTGTGTCCAAATTTATCTTGCAGAATCTTTGTAAGAGGAATCAAGAAATTCggcaaaaacaaataattccTCATACTTCAGGTGCTAAATCAATTGCAAGAAGAAGGGCTGAATTGGTAATCATTTCTATGATTTTGTTTGAATTGGCTGAGAACTGCTATTCTCCAATATTGACCAATTTTCCCATGATAGTGACTATTTTTCATGAGAACTGTTATTGTTACGATATTACTATCACTCACCACTTCAGCATAGGAGTCATTTATGTTAGCACCCAATGCATCTCCGTTGTTATATTGTTGCTGTTAGTTACTTAATTTTATgcatatcttttcttgaatgATATATTTCTTGATTGAGTCTTTCTACTTTTCTTGAATTTTAGACGGAAGAGAAGGGAAAAGAAGTTAGTAGGGTTCAAATGTGGGACATCACTCACAAGAAAATAGATGGAAGTTATGTTAATGAAAAGGCTAAAGAAATAGCGGTAAGACTAAAGTGCAATAAGTAACTTgtttgtatttctttttctttcttttttataagaTAATACTATGTttgattctttttatatttgtaGGAGAAGATTGAAGCATATAGCAGTCAACAAGCGGTGGAATCAACCGTTAATTCTCCTCTTGATGCTCTTGGAGTAGTTCTTGGGAAAGAGCACCCTCGTCGTATTCGAGGTTTAGGCATGGGAGCTGTTCTAACAGTTGCTTTCAAGAACAACACTACAAGAATTAGTCAGATGAATTTAGATTCTTCAAATGATGCTGACACATCATCTACTTGTGGTCCAAATGTACAAGATGAGTTGGATACCGTTAAAGCGCAATTGCAAGCGCTAGTCTCCTATATTCCTTCTAAAGAAGGAGGTAAAATTCCGGTGAAATTGGCTGGAATGTTCCCTACTCATTTGATATAGGAAACATTCCAGCCAATTTCACCGGAATTTTACCTCCTTCTTTAGAAGCAATATAGGAGACTAGCGCTTGCAATTGCGCTTTAACGGTATCCAACTCTTCTTGTACATTTGGACCACAAGTAGATGATGTGCCAGGATTATTTGAAGAACCTAAATTCATCTGGCTAATCCTTGTAGTGTTGTTTCTTGAAAGTAACTGTTGGAACAGCTCTCGTGCCTAAACCTTGAACACGACCAGGGTGCTCTTTCCCAAAAACTACTCCAAGAGCATCAAGAGGAGAATTAATGGTTGTAGGAAGAGAAGAGCCCATATAATGTTGTTGTAGACAAAGATACTGGAGAAGTGCGGGTGGGTATTGAAAAATACGGACTAGCATAAGAGGAAAAAATCAAGCGACGCAGAGGCATATATGAATCACGAGAGAAGTGAAGTATATCATCTTCAACAAGACTTGCAGTAAATATGAAGGCCTACATTTGGCGAAGATGGCTCTTATTTGAGCAATGGTGGAGGCAAGTTCCGACGGGATTAGGGCCTAAGAGTGGCAGAGGCAAGTTTACTCCAATGTGATACTCATTTGCCATGTGACTGCCGGCGGCAAGATTAAATGGCCGAAAATGAGGTGAGGGACCAACTAGATGCATTTTTTACAATTTCAAGAACATAACTAGTGCAATTGGTAAGTCAAGGACTAAATCGGTGCAATTCGTGAATCTCAGGCACCACTTTGAAGTTTAACTCGATGTATGACCTATCAGCTATGAGCCtatgattaaaagaaaagaaatattttataaaaaaagataatgagAGAAAGGGGAGGTAGttttgttgtaatttttcatttttcttttagtatTTCCAAAAATTTTGGTTTCTTTTGTGGTATTAATTCATTCTTGCAATCTGAACTCTGGTTTGTCTAAACAAAATGGAAATTCTGAGAAATGGGATATGAACAAATAATTCAATGTTTATTGTAGATACATTTCATAGAAGAAAAGCAAAAAGAGCTTGGAAGATGGACTTTGGACTCTTACTCACAAAACTAGTTAATTCTTAATCAGACCAATCTTTTTTTGGTTTAAGATGCATGAAAATAATCAGAGTAAATTACACCATAGTACACGAGATTAGGTGATATTATACATGACAGCCTAAGTCATGTTTACACCTAACCTCGCATTTGCGGGTAATATTGCCTGACCTCATGGGAAGTGAGTATAATCAACTCAAATACTTATGGTGCTAAATTTGTGTAATGAAATTGTGCATTTAAAGGAAAAATGTAAAAGTATAAAGCATAGATCATTTCTGCATTTTCTTAAGTTTATTACCTCTATAGCATCCTTTAGAGGTCCCCAACATTCCATTCTGTTGTATTTTTTGGAGCTAGAATGAAAATACACGCGAACTATAGAGTCCAGCAATTCAGGATGTTCATCGAAAAGCGCAGAATCTCCATACTGAATTGCTTTGAGTACCTGCCATGCTCAACAAGAAAAGGACCAAAACAAATGTCACACAAAGTTATGCATAATATAGGACCTTCAAGTCACAATTTGTGAATATCAGAATACAAGATACTAAGATATGATCTTCAAGAAACAAAATACTCCCATAGAATTCACTACTTGTCTATTTAATTAGAATTCTCCTTTTAATATAAGTTTAATGGAAACATACCAAAGGCATTTCCTTGGAGAATATGTGATATCTGAATTCTGCAGCCAAATCCAGGAAGGGATTGGGACCACTGACAAAGCAATGAACATGTAAGCACATCTCATTTTTCACTTTCTTCCATTCAGCTACAACATCATCCTTCTCATACCACCCTCTCAACTGCcacacaagaaagaaaaaagggggATGGCAGATACATAATATGAATTAGTTAAGAGAACCAATGTTTTTGTTCAAAATATATACCATCAAGCACTATAATTTCTATGCTATGTGAAAGCAAGGACACAACACAAACCTGCTCAAGATTGATCACATTGGAGACTGTTAAAGTCAGATTAGCTGTGAAGTCGCAATGCGATAGAATGTAGGTTCTCGGAATAAAACTTGCATATTTGTTTATCTGATCCTCCAATAAAACTACCTTAAGTTTTGAAGCTTCAAATCTTGCCGGAGGAACCAAGAGTCTAACAGcctaaatttaaacaaaaagttATTTAGTCAGAGTTTTCTTCATTTCAGATAACaatccatacatgaattaagaaaagaaatttcaattttgtttattagaACTGGAAGCTGGAATCCAGAACACACATTCTTGTTTGTCCATGGTACTGTAATAAAGCCAAAGTCAAAGGATGCAGCACTTCCAACAAATGTGAATATTAAtagtgaaaaatattttacatgacTGAACCATGTGCCTCTCCATAGCAGCTTAATCTTTTAAGAGGAATGATACATAACATGTTATCAGAACTTCTATATATGTCTAGAAAGTCCAAGAGTTCAATCTTTGTTATCACCAACTCTTGTAAATAAAAGATTGAATTTTAGCTCAAGATATAATGTCTATAAGTTTGAGAGAGAGGTTTCATGACAAGCATGGAATACAACATACAACAAAATTGAAATACATAGGACATTGTATGCTAGTGTGTGTTGAATACAAGCAAGttcatatctaaaataaaaGGCTACACTAAACTAGGACATATTCCCTGCAATTTCCCTCACACTACTACTAGCCTAGCATTGAACTCCTTAATCATAATAATGGCAGAAAATGTATggaaaaaagaatgaaagagagTGAGAAAGGGTACCTCAGAAACAAGGGTGTTGTAGGATGGAGTAGAATTTGTTATAGAAGACAAGATAAAGGGTCTGCTGCATCTATTGGAAGAAAATGGCTTTGAGATGATTGTAGGAatggtgttggtggtggtgaACATTGTTCTTGGTGTGGTTTGTGAGAATGAGAGGACATTGTTGTTGTAAACACAGTTACATGCCATGGAAGGAAGGAGGTGCAGctcctcctcttcatctttcacaagccaccaccattctcttctcttaagagaaaaaaagaaaaaaaaaagtgatagaGAATGAAAGCAAAAAAAGTAATGTAATGTTGGGAAATTGGTGTTctcaaaacaagcaaaaatctCTTTCAATTCACTCCTTCCACAcgatttctttcttcttcttttattcaatttaattatacaaaataGAGATGAAAGAAACTCAagtattatttgaaaaaataaaaaaacatttcaTTAGTTAGAGGCTGAGCTGAAAGTTGTGCCACGTCATCAAACAGCTTGGATTTTCGATAAAAATGTGGATAATGTGATGACGTGGCTTTACCTGTGTCAACAGTTCAGTGGGAAGCGAATCCGCATGCTTGAAGCCTTGAACTCTTGAAAGCCAAAACTtcaattttatcatatttttagtGTGAATATTGAATCATGTATGGGGagcaaaaattatatatcaacgtaccaaattaaattaagtaaatactaattaatgaattaatagGGTGGATTAAGTGATTAACCACATTAGACCTCACAATCTAATGAGTCACTTCATTTGGAAGTTAACTTGAATAATACAGACAGaaacttttttgaaaacaaagtttGCATGCTTAATAAACTAATGAAGAATATTTCTAAATTCaggcaaaataaaaaataatgatatttgtatttttttttcaaattttttattggaaatttttttttctcacaaGTGATGGGCCAAGACAAAAATATGACATTGCAAAATCATAATAACTAAACAAGTAAACACAAGCAGTTGAAAACCTAATTGAGATGACATATTAATATGTCTTTTAATATGCCATTTAAAATTAAAGGTTGTctaatttatctaataaaatgGACACGGCTCAAATAAGTGAAATaacacaaaaacaaagaaacttTAAAACACAGTGAAGATGAGGATGAGAATGGAATTTACTTGCATCTGCATTTTGTAGTATTCGAAAAATTAGTCATTACACATATCCTtccaaaaaaagaataaatgataaaaatagtataaattaCTAATTCACTCAACTATGACCAAAACATTTTGTtgttattagaatttttttcaaagacagtaaaattattttatttcaattgaaaaaaatgtttttatccATAATTCAGGACTAAAAAAAACAAGTGGAGTTCTCCCGTTTTACCCTTAAACATTAGCGAAAGCACAATAAAAAAGGAGATTAAGATTAATCTAATATTTTTCACATTAGAAGCTTGTAATctaagtgtgtgtttggattacagtttgCAAACGGGAGTTTTGGTCAAAAGTAGGTTTGTGTtaaagtgatttatgtttggtaatttttgtatcaaaatggattatagtaaaataaatgttatttGGCTTATAccattcaaaatcacttttagatctTATTCTAGTACTCTCaataatcttattcttaatattaatttgaaatccaacgtttatgattttattattatatatgattaattttttatttaatttatcttttttaatggaatcataatctatattataaaaaattacactaaaatATAGTATAGgagaattacaattataaaagatagtactgaaaataataaaaaaaattaaatgattgaAACAAATCTAGAAGTTCTTAATgatctttttatataatatatttttagtatttttagtactctttttttagtatgttataattttttactattattattatttacagttaatttttttatttaatttactttacctaatagaattaataaatcatattataaaaagataataacaaacataatacataaaaatcacgattataaaagtgtataatgtcaaataaatagttaaaaaaataaaaataataaataatagaaaattaaaactcatataaatagaaataacaagaattttataaataatacaataacatatacaaaggataaagttggtaaaaagtaaataaaggtTAGTATCTATGGCTAAAAGCCCGTTAAGAAAACGCAGAAGCTAAAAATAGTTGCTTCTTGTAAACGCTGGTTTTGGCAACAGAATCACTTCTGCGTTcatgagaaaaaaatttgtcaaactaaaaattgaaactttcaaaaaatttaaacgtGCTTCTTCCCTTTCAACGGGTTTCCCAAACACACCCTAACTCAACCTAACAAATTAACCAAGAGATGAGAACTGGTccacaagaaataaaaataccCTAACTCAACCTAACAAATTAACCAAGAGATGAGAACTGGTCCACAAGAAATAAAAATCTTCGGTTAACGCAACCGACACACATACTACAACATATTAACATATGTCATTCTATCAACATCCATACTTTTCCGAACAGAACATCCCTCTATCTTTCAGTTCCGAGACTTACTTCATTaccttcattttttatttaggtGGATGCTATggtgtttatatatatttatctaatttattaaaatgagataaaatttaatatttaaattaaaaaatataaaaataaataattttttaatatttaaaatttaccataaaaaataacttcaaCAATTTCGACACCAAAATTACAGGTACTATAAAATTGGCCTtctatttatgttattttatt belongs to Arachis duranensis cultivar V14167 chromosome 8, aradu.V14167.gnm2.J7QH, whole genome shotgun sequence and includes:
- the LOC107460608 gene encoding uncharacterized protein LOC107460608, with amino-acid sequence MQKVRRENYLAPKIMSLISDSLAKRFLLQSLGKKWREHRIKLWNEFYDPRLSKTKIINNTPEDIALDQWALFVEYRLKPETRNLCKRNQEIRQKQIIPHTSGAKSIARRRAELTEEKGKEVSRVQMWDITHKKIDGSYVNEKAKEIAEKIEAYSSQQAVESTVNSPLDALGVVLGKEHPRRIRGLGMGAVLTVAFKNNTTRISQMNLDSSNDADTSSTCGPNVQDELDTVKAQLQALVSYIPSKEGGKIPVKLAGMFPTHLI
- the LOC107460607 gene encoding magnesium dechelatase SGRL, chloroplastic; translated protein: MACNCVYNNNVLSFSQTTPRTMFTTTNTIPTIISKPFSSNRCSRPFILSSITNSTPSYNTLVSEAVRLLVPPARFEASKLKVVLLEDQINKYASFIPRTYILSHCDFTANLTLTVSNVINLEQLRGWYEKDDVVAEWKKVKNEMCLHVHCFVSGPNPFLDLAAEFRYHIFSKEMPLVLKAIQYGDSALFDEHPELLDSIVRVYFHSSSKKYNRMECWGPLKDAIEVINLRKCRNDLCFILLHFSFKCTISLHKFSTISI